The following proteins are co-located in the Pseudomonas sp. ATCC 13867 genome:
- a CDS encoding phosphoethanolamine transferase, whose amino-acid sequence MSKLSPFRPEWVTLLTSVLLLGGYNLPLWRHLLDITPAGWSGRLLVGAFALLLLVCFNLILTLFAFRGVLKPVLGALLLLSAGVAYFMNQYGVLIDVEMLRNVLETDPSEVRDLLSFKLGAYLLLLGALPVALLWRLPIAYRPWPRELLSKAGVGVASMLMIGGIALGNYQGLSSMLRNHHELRFQITPSNTVGALFSLAKGKTVASHAPLRPVASDAERSASWRAHPRKSLTVLVVGESARAENFALNGYGRDTNPRLSAEQGVINFSDVHSCGTETAVSVPCMFSDLTRQHYSDSEAKSQEGLLDVLKRAGFQVLWRDNQSGCKGTCDRVSFQDMSHSKDLALCGDGECHDEILLKDLQAYIDGLDRDTVLVLHQMGSHGPAYYKRYPKDFEKFTPVCQSNDLSACSRDSIVNGYDNTVLYTDHVLANLIDLLRSNQSKLDTAMIYMADHGESLGEYNLFLHGTPYVLAPDQQKHVGMLAWFSEGYQQSFALDGACLRQHSAQPLSQDNLFHSMLGLLEVRTRTYNAGLDMFAGCREPSVRQALAFD is encoded by the coding sequence ATGTCCAAGCTTTCTCCGTTTCGCCCTGAATGGGTCACGTTGCTCACCAGCGTCCTGCTGCTCGGAGGCTACAACCTGCCGCTCTGGCGGCATCTGCTCGACATCACCCCGGCGGGATGGTCGGGGCGCCTGCTCGTGGGGGCGTTCGCGCTGCTTCTGCTGGTCTGCTTCAACCTGATCCTGACCCTGTTCGCCTTCCGCGGCGTGCTCAAGCCGGTGCTGGGTGCTTTGCTGCTGCTCAGTGCCGGAGTGGCGTACTTCATGAACCAGTACGGCGTGCTGATCGACGTCGAGATGCTGCGCAACGTGCTGGAAACCGATCCGTCGGAAGTGCGCGACCTGCTGTCGTTCAAGCTCGGTGCCTATCTGTTGCTGCTCGGGGCGCTGCCGGTAGCGTTGCTCTGGCGCCTGCCGATCGCTTACCGGCCGTGGCCCCGAGAGCTGCTGAGCAAGGCCGGCGTGGGTGTCGCGTCGATGCTGATGATCGGTGGCATCGCCTTGGGCAACTACCAGGGGCTGTCGTCGATGCTGCGCAATCACCATGAGCTGCGCTTCCAGATCACGCCGAGCAATACCGTCGGCGCGCTGTTCAGCCTGGCCAAGGGCAAGACGGTGGCAAGCCACGCGCCGCTGCGGCCGGTCGCCAGCGACGCCGAACGCTCGGCCAGTTGGCGGGCGCACCCGCGCAAATCGTTGACGGTGCTGGTAGTCGGTGAAAGCGCGCGGGCCGAGAACTTCGCCCTCAACGGCTACGGCCGCGACACCAACCCGCGACTGAGCGCGGAGCAGGGCGTGATCAACTTCAGCGACGTGCATTCCTGCGGGACCGAGACCGCCGTGTCGGTGCCTTGCATGTTCTCCGACCTGACCCGCCAGCATTACAGCGATTCCGAGGCCAAGAGCCAGGAAGGGCTGCTCGACGTGCTCAAGCGCGCCGGGTTCCAGGTGCTGTGGCGGGACAACCAGTCCGGCTGCAAGGGCACCTGCGACCGCGTGAGCTTCCAGGACATGAGCCATTCGAAGGACCTGGCCCTGTGCGGCGACGGCGAATGCCATGACGAGATCCTGCTCAAGGACCTGCAGGCCTACATCGACGGGCTCGACCGCGACACCGTGCTGGTCCTGCACCAGATGGGCAGCCACGGCCCGGCCTACTACAAGCGCTACCCGAAGGACTTCGAGAAGTTCACCCCCGTCTGCCAGAGCAACGACCTCAGCGCCTGCTCGCGGGACAGCATCGTCAACGGCTACGACAACACCGTGCTGTACACCGACCACGTGCTGGCCAACCTGATCGACCTGCTGCGCAGCAACCAGTCGAAGCTGGATACGGCGATGATCTACATGGCCGACCACGGCGAGTCGCTGGGTGAGTACAACCTCTTCCTGCACGGCACGCCCTATGTGCTGGCGCCCGACCAGCAGAAGCACGTCGGCATGCTGGCCTGGTTCTCCGAGGGCTACCAGCAGTCCTTCGCGCTGGACGGCGCCTGCCTGCGCCAGCACAGCGCTCAGCCGTTGTCCCAGGACAACCTGTTCCATTCCATGCTGGGCCTGCTGGAAGTGCGCACCCGCACCTACAACGCCGGCCTGGACATGTTCGCCGGCTGCCGTGAGCCGTCGGTACGCCAGGCCCTGGCGTTCGACTAA
- a CDS encoding peptidylprolyl isomerase: MPVAMARHILVKTAAEAEQIKQRLVRGEDFAALARKHSTCASAKRGGDLGEVRPGQMVRSIDQVIFKKPVGVLHGPVKSQFGYHLVEVYFRD; this comes from the coding sequence ATGCCCGTCGCTATGGCCCGTCACATCCTGGTCAAGACCGCCGCCGAAGCCGAGCAGATCAAGCAGCGCCTGGTCCGTGGCGAGGATTTCGCCGCGCTGGCGCGCAAGCATTCCACCTGCGCTTCCGCCAAGCGCGGCGGCGACCTGGGGGAAGTGCGCCCGGGGCAGATGGTGCGCAGCATCGACCAGGTGATCTTCAAGAAACCGGTCGGCGTGCTGCACGGCCCGGTGAAGAGCCAGTTCGGCTACCATCTGGTCGAAGTCTATTTCCGCGACTGA
- a CDS encoding PilT/PilU family type 4a pilus ATPase — translation MDIQSMLKILATQDGSDLYLSTGAPPCAKFNGVLKPLSNDPLKAGDVARIGYSLMDEEQRAEFERELEMNLAISLQGVGRFRINLFKQRNEVSIVARNIKLDIPLFADLKLPDVLLKVVMEKRGLVLFVGGTGSGKSTSLAALIDHRNRNSGGHIITIEDPIEYVHRHRKSIINQREVGVDTRSFHAALKNTLRQAPDVILIGEIRDRETMEHALAFADTGHLAISTLHANNANQALDRIINFFPEERRPQLLNDLGNNLKAFVSQRLVRTQDGKRRAAVEVLLGTATISDIIKRGDFNSIKEIMDKSRALGMQTFDQALFDLAVEGAITEDEAVKNADSANNLRLKLKLYKDNPAMTTHSVAASPAPAPVAAPAPVLEASNWGLELALEEIEAEDAEGKPVGQ, via the coding sequence ATGGATATCCAGTCGATGCTGAAGATCCTGGCCACCCAGGATGGTTCCGACCTCTATCTTTCCACCGGTGCGCCGCCTTGCGCCAAGTTCAACGGCGTACTCAAGCCGCTGTCCAACGATCCGCTCAAGGCCGGCGACGTGGCGCGCATCGGCTACAGCCTGATGGACGAGGAGCAGCGCGCCGAATTTGAGCGCGAACTGGAGATGAACCTGGCCATTTCGCTGCAGGGCGTGGGTCGTTTCCGCATCAACCTGTTCAAGCAGCGCAACGAAGTCTCCATCGTGGCGCGCAACATCAAGCTGGACATCCCACTGTTCGCCGACCTGAAACTGCCGGACGTGCTGCTCAAGGTGGTGATGGAGAAGCGCGGCCTGGTGCTCTTCGTCGGCGGCACCGGCTCGGGCAAGTCCACCTCCCTGGCGGCGCTGATCGACCACCGCAACCGCAACAGCGGCGGCCATATCATCACCATCGAAGACCCCATCGAGTACGTGCACCGGCACCGCAAGTCGATCATCAACCAGCGCGAGGTGGGCGTGGACACCCGCAGCTTCCACGCCGCGCTGAAGAACACCCTGCGCCAGGCGCCGGACGTGATCCTGATCGGCGAGATCCGCGACCGCGAGACGATGGAGCACGCCCTGGCCTTCGCCGACACCGGTCACCTGGCGATCTCCACCCTGCATGCCAACAACGCCAACCAGGCGCTGGACCGCATCATCAACTTCTTCCCCGAGGAGCGCCGGCCGCAGTTGCTCAACGACCTGGGCAACAACCTCAAGGCCTTCGTCTCCCAGCGCCTGGTGCGAACCCAGGACGGCAAGCGTCGCGCCGCAGTGGAGGTGCTGCTGGGCACGGCGACCATCAGCGATATCATCAAGCGCGGCGACTTCAATTCGATCAAGGAGATCATGGACAAGTCCCGCGCGCTGGGCATGCAGACCTTCGACCAGGCGCTGTTCGACCTCGCCGTGGAAGGGGCGATCACCGAGGACGAGGCGGTGAAGAACGCCGACTCGGCGAACAACCTGCGCCTGAAGCTCAAGCTCTACAAGGACAACCCGGCGATGACGACCCACTCCGTCGCCGCCAGCCCGGCACCGGCGCCCGTCGCGGCGCCTGCCCCGGTGCTGGAGGCGTCCAATTGGGGGCTGGAGCTGGCGCTGGAAGAAATCGAGGCCGAGGACGCGGAAGGCAAGCCGGTCGGGCAATAA
- a CDS encoding MFS transporter, whose protein sequence is MSAQSRSTTLQVVSVVIFTFLAYLTIGIPLAVLPGYVHTDLGFGSVLAGLVISIQYLATLLTRPYAGRVIDTLGPKRAVLYGMAGCAGSGALMLASWATQGVPWTSLALLMLARLVLGTSESLVGSASISWGIDRVGAPNTAKVISWNGIASYGALAVGAPLGVLMVQHLGLASMGASIILLAALGFALAWPKRPAALLHGERMPFHHVLGRVLPHGMGLALGGIGFGTIATFITLYYGSRGWNDAVYCLTAFGGCFIGARLLFANAINRHGGFRVAIACLSVESLGLALLWLAPSPWLALAGAALSGFGFSLVFPALGVEAVGLVPASNRGAALGAYSLFIDVSLGITGPLVGAIAGAFGFGSIFLFAALAALSGLALSLVLYQRSFTR, encoded by the coding sequence ATGTCCGCCCAATCCCGCTCCACCACCCTGCAGGTGGTGTCCGTCGTCATCTTCACTTTCCTCGCCTATCTGACCATTGGCATCCCGCTGGCGGTGCTGCCCGGCTACGTGCACACCGACCTGGGCTTCGGCTCGGTGCTGGCGGGCCTGGTAATCAGTATCCAGTACCTGGCCACCCTCCTCACCCGCCCCTATGCCGGCCGGGTGATCGACACCCTCGGGCCCAAACGCGCGGTGCTCTATGGCATGGCCGGATGCGCCGGCAGCGGTGCCTTGATGCTCGCGTCATGGGCGACCCAGGGTGTGCCGTGGACCAGCCTGGCGCTGCTGATGCTGGCGCGACTGGTGCTAGGCACATCGGAAAGCCTGGTGGGCAGCGCTTCGATCAGTTGGGGAATCGACCGGGTCGGCGCGCCGAATACCGCCAAGGTGATTTCCTGGAACGGCATCGCCAGCTATGGCGCACTGGCCGTCGGCGCGCCGCTCGGGGTGCTGATGGTGCAGCACCTGGGGCTGGCCAGCATGGGCGCGAGCATCATTCTGCTGGCGGCTCTGGGCTTCGCGCTGGCCTGGCCGAAGCGGCCGGCGGCGCTGCTGCACGGCGAGCGGATGCCGTTCCACCACGTCCTCGGCCGGGTGTTGCCCCACGGCATGGGGCTGGCGCTGGGCGGCATCGGTTTCGGCACCATTGCCACCTTCATCACCCTGTATTACGGCAGCCGCGGCTGGAACGATGCGGTGTACTGCCTGACGGCCTTCGGCGGCTGCTTCATCGGTGCGCGCCTGTTGTTCGCCAACGCGATCAATCGCCACGGCGGCTTCCGTGTCGCCATCGCCTGCCTGTCGGTGGAAAGTCTCGGCCTGGCGCTACTGTGGCTGGCGCCTTCGCCCTGGCTGGCGCTGGCGGGCGCGGCGCTGAGTGGTTTCGGCTTCTCCCTGGTGTTCCCGGCCCTCGGCGTGGAAGCGGTCGGCCTGGTGCCCGCGTCCAACCGTGGCGCCGCGCTGGGCGCCTACTCGCTGTTCATCGACGTGTCGCTGGGCATCACCGGCCCGCTGGTAGGTGCCATCGCGGGCGCCTTCGGCTTCGGCTCGATCTTCCTCTTCGCCGCGCTGGCGGCGCTCAGCGGTCTGGCGCTCAGCCTGGTGCTGTACCAGCGCTCCTTCACCCGTTAG
- a CDS encoding helix-turn-helix domain-containing protein encodes MSENLGPNLKLLCAHYRSISEVCRKLSINRAQFNKYLGGQSQPTAYNLKRIGDFFGVEDYELQLPPEQFARLIGARGTSPANAQRDDPLLEMLRPLREHAGNLSRYCGYYFEYSNCMSVPGSILLSLVHLYEEDGNFLFERQERQERSSSTDVQAEDWVRCRYLGAAFQLQDRVFLMDYESITVNEMSQTILIPSFKSRITRLNGLKTGVSSGDRRTPACTRVVWEYLGPEINRISAYRQVKLYQPDDPRIDDDVRQRLQVGPIRHGLFEIE; translated from the coding sequence ATGTCCGAAAATCTCGGCCCCAACCTCAAGCTGCTTTGCGCTCATTACCGCTCTATCTCGGAGGTTTGCCGCAAGCTTTCGATCAACCGCGCGCAGTTCAACAAGTACCTCGGCGGGCAGAGCCAGCCCACGGCGTACAACCTCAAGCGCATCGGCGATTTCTTCGGCGTCGAGGACTACGAGCTGCAATTGCCGCCGGAGCAGTTCGCCCGCCTGATCGGTGCGCGCGGCACTTCGCCGGCCAACGCCCAACGCGACGACCCACTGCTGGAGATGCTCCGCCCGCTGCGCGAGCACGCGGGCAACCTGTCGCGCTATTGCGGCTACTACTTCGAGTATTCGAACTGCATGTCGGTGCCCGGCTCGATCCTGTTGTCGCTGGTGCACCTGTATGAAGAGGACGGCAACTTCCTTTTCGAGCGCCAGGAACGCCAGGAGCGCTCCAGCAGCACCGATGTGCAGGCCGAGGACTGGGTGCGCTGCCGCTACCTGGGCGCGGCCTTCCAACTGCAGGACCGGGTGTTCCTGATGGACTACGAATCGATCACGGTCAACGAAATGAGCCAGACCATCCTGATCCCCAGCTTCAAGAGCCGCATCACCCGCCTCAACGGCCTGAAGACCGGCGTTTCCAGCGGCGACCGGCGCACCCCGGCCTGCACCCGCGTGGTCTGGGAATACCTCGGGCCGGAGATCAACCGCATCAGCGCCTACCGCCAGGTGAAGCTGTACCAGCCGGACGATCCGCGCATCGACGACGACGTGCGCCAGCGCCTGCAGGTCGGGCCGATCCGACACGGGCTGTTCGAGATCGAGTAG
- a CDS encoding DMT family transporter produces the protein MSTSQSPLSGVHQPFKGILLIVLATFLFSSHDALSKYLASIYPIVMVVWARYVVHTLLMAGIFLPRAGLAVLRTRHPLLQTARALCLLGTSFLFTTGLQYIPLAEATSVNFLAPLLVTALSVPLLGERVSLGQWAAVIVGFVGVLIIVHPGGDLFTPAVLLPFGSALCFSFYQLLTRKLSQVDSPTTSNFFAGLCNTLIVSALVPFFWQWPGLVHGLMMLALGTCGMTAHLFLTQAFKHAAPALLAPFSYCQIVFAGLLGFVIFGHTPEPSALLGIAVICGSGLAAAWLQSRRK, from the coding sequence ATGAGTACCAGCCAATCGCCGTTGTCCGGCGTCCACCAGCCCTTCAAGGGCATCCTGCTCATCGTCCTGGCGACTTTCCTGTTCTCCAGCCACGACGCGCTGTCGAAATACCTGGCGAGCATCTACCCCATCGTCATGGTGGTGTGGGCGCGCTATGTGGTGCACACGCTGCTGATGGCGGGCATCTTCCTGCCGCGCGCCGGCCTGGCCGTGCTGCGTACCCGCCACCCGCTCCTGCAGACGGCCCGCGCCCTGTGCCTACTGGGCACCAGTTTCCTGTTCACCACCGGCCTGCAGTACATCCCGCTGGCCGAGGCGACCTCGGTGAACTTCCTCGCGCCATTGCTGGTGACGGCGCTGTCGGTGCCGCTGCTGGGCGAGAGGGTGAGCCTGGGGCAATGGGCGGCGGTGATCGTCGGCTTCGTTGGCGTGCTGATCATCGTCCACCCCGGCGGCGACCTGTTCACCCCGGCGGTGCTGCTGCCGTTCGGCTCGGCGCTGTGCTTCAGCTTCTATCAGTTGCTGACCCGCAAGCTCAGCCAGGTGGACAGCCCGACCACCAGCAACTTCTTCGCCGGGCTGTGCAACACCCTGATCGTCAGCGCGCTGGTGCCGTTCTTCTGGCAATGGCCGGGGCTGGTGCATGGCCTGATGATGCTGGCCCTGGGCACCTGCGGGATGACCGCGCACCTGTTCCTGACCCAGGCGTTCAAGCATGCCGCGCCGGCACTGCTGGCGCCGTTCAGCTACTGCCAGATCGTCTTCGCCGGGCTGCTGGGCTTCGTGATCTTCGGCCATACGCCGGAGCCGTCGGCGCTGCTGGGCATCGCGGTGATCTGTGGCAGCGGGCTGGCGGCGGCGTGGTTGCAGAGCCGGAGGAAATAA
- a CDS encoding putative glycolipid-binding domain-containing protein yields the protein MKSFNWEGLWQLPTASWESLQLGDGCAQSQLRAVGEGGASSYQLEYQLDWDDDWRLREARFGVENERGVRQLHLLADGEGHWRTAEGETLSALDGCLDIDIWPTPFTNTFPIRRLRLADGQRAELAVVYLEAPALKPVRMRQGYTRVDARHYRYENLEGTNFQALLTVDEDGLVLDYPTLFRRT from the coding sequence GTGAAGAGCTTCAACTGGGAAGGCCTCTGGCAGTTGCCGACTGCCAGTTGGGAATCGCTGCAACTGGGCGATGGCTGCGCGCAAAGCCAGTTGCGCGCCGTCGGCGAGGGCGGCGCCTCGTCCTATCAGTTGGAATACCAGTTGGACTGGGACGATGACTGGCGCCTGCGCGAGGCGCGCTTCGGCGTCGAGAACGAGCGTGGCGTACGCCAGTTGCACCTGCTGGCCGACGGCGAAGGCCATTGGCGCACCGCCGAAGGTGAAACGCTGAGCGCTCTGGACGGCTGCCTGGATATCGATATCTGGCCCACGCCGTTCACCAATACCTTCCCGATTCGCCGTCTGCGGCTCGCCGACGGCCAGCGTGCGGAGCTGGCCGTGGTCTACCTGGAGGCTCCGGCGCTGAAGCCGGTGCGCATGCGCCAGGGCTATACGCGGGTCGATGCGCGGCACTATCGCTACGAGAACCTTGAGGGTACGAACTTCCAGGCACTGCTGACGGTGGACGAGGATGGACTGGTGCTCGACTACCCGACGCTGTTCCGGCGGACCTGA
- a CDS encoding asparaginase, whose translation MRRVKNLFVLYTGGTIGMLQTAEGLAPAGGFEARMREQLQGHGEIRLDWSFAELQPLLDSANMTQANWLAMRDAIVDAVEQGGHDGVLVLHGTDTLAYSAAALSFLLLGLEVPVVLTGSMQPMGAPGSDAPANLLGALKALESGVQPGVWLYFNGDLMHGARVTKLRSEAFDAFAVLPRERHGERAESIPVALDYRQPRQPVNLAVLPLFPGLRAEHLRALLGSGVQALLLECYGSGTGPSDNEELLAVLRDAHARGVVLAAISQCPQGHVAFDIYAAGSRLRDAGLVSGAGMTREAALGKLFSLLGSGLAPSEVERLFALDLCGERVDG comes from the coding sequence ATGCGTCGCGTGAAGAACCTCTTCGTCCTCTATACCGGCGGCACTATCGGCATGCTGCAGACCGCCGAAGGCCTGGCACCGGCTGGCGGTTTCGAAGCGCGCATGCGCGAACAACTGCAAGGCCACGGCGAGATTCGCCTCGACTGGTCCTTCGCCGAGCTGCAACCGCTGCTCGACAGCGCCAACATGACCCAGGCCAACTGGCTGGCCATGCGCGACGCCATCGTCGACGCGGTGGAGCAGGGCGGTCATGACGGCGTGCTGGTGCTGCACGGCACCGACACCCTGGCCTACAGCGCCGCCGCGCTGTCCTTCCTGCTGCTCGGTCTTGAGGTGCCTGTCGTTCTCACCGGTTCCATGCAGCCGATGGGCGCACCGGGCAGCGATGCCCCGGCCAATCTGCTGGGTGCCTTGAAGGCGCTGGAGTCCGGCGTGCAGCCGGGCGTCTGGCTGTACTTCAACGGCGACCTGATGCACGGCGCCCGCGTCACCAAGCTGCGCAGCGAGGCTTTCGACGCCTTCGCCGTGCTGCCGCGCGAGCGTCATGGCGAGCGCGCCGAGTCGATCCCCGTGGCACTGGACTACCGCCAGCCACGCCAGCCGGTGAACCTCGCGGTGCTGCCGCTGTTTCCCGGCCTGCGCGCCGAGCACCTGCGCGCATTGCTGGGTAGCGGTGTACAGGCGCTGCTGCTGGAGTGCTATGGCAGCGGCACCGGTCCGTCGGACAACGAGGAGTTGCTGGCCGTGCTGCGCGATGCCCATGCGCGCGGTGTGGTGCTGGCGGCGATCAGCCAGTGCCCGCAAGGGCATGTGGCGTTCGATATTTACGCTGCCGGCAGTCGCCTGCGTGATGCGGGATTGGTCTCCGGCGCTGGCATGACCCGCGAAGCCGCGCTGGGCAAGCTGTTCAGCCTGCTCGGCAGCGGCCTTGCACCGTCCGAGGTGGAACGCCTGTTCGCCCTCGACCTGTGTGGTGAGCGGGTCGACGGCTGA
- a CDS encoding MmcQ/YjbR family DNA-binding protein codes for MTPQQIARFCLQLPGAREDIKWGSNRVFSVAGNKMFAILDFLDEGAGGLAFKVGPELFLGYVDRPSIRPAPYLARAFWIAMQRPYPMGEAELREALTRSHQLVVARLPKRQRLGLLLDDVL; via the coding sequence ATGACCCCACAACAGATCGCCCGATTTTGCCTGCAACTGCCCGGCGCCCGCGAAGACATCAAGTGGGGCAGCAACCGCGTGTTCTCGGTGGCCGGCAACAAGATGTTCGCCATCCTCGACTTTCTCGACGAAGGCGCCGGTGGCCTGGCCTTCAAGGTCGGCCCGGAGCTGTTCCTGGGCTATGTGGACCGCCCCAGCATCCGTCCGGCGCCCTATCTTGCGCGGGCCTTCTGGATTGCCATGCAGCGTCCCTATCCGATGGGCGAAGCCGAACTGCGCGAAGCGCTGACCCGCTCGCACCAACTGGTGGTGGCCCGCCTGCCCAAGCGCCAGCGCCTGGGCCTGCTGCTGGACGACGTCTTGTGA
- a CDS encoding alanine/glycine:cation symporter family protein: MLDAINDFLSGKVLIVLIVGLGAYFTIRSRFVQFRHFGHMFGVFKESIRGQAGQLSSFQALMLSLAGRVGAGNIAGVGIAVTLGGPGAVFWMWVTALVGMSSSFFECTLAQVYKRSDGNGLYRGGPAYYIQHGLKLRWMALTFAVLLLVTYGFAFNGLQAFTVTHSLQNAFDIPVLYSGIALAVLLAIVFFGGIQRIAAVSDLLVPVKTLAYIAVTLYVIVTQIELVPGMLATIVKSAFGLEPAFAGLLGSAIVMGVKRGVFANEAGLGSAPNVAAVAAVRHPASQGVVQAFSVFLDTFVICTCTALLILLSGFYTPGLEGDGITLTQNSLAAVVGDWGRIFVSVALSLFVFTCITYNYYLGENALQFIVGRSRSALIAFRVLVLGLILWGSMQNLGTVFAFADITMTCLAFVNLVALAMLIKTGLRVMRDYDEQRRAGIERPVFDASKFADLDIDHDAWRDAHKINATAPAHGSLPVQG, from the coding sequence ATGCTCGACGCGATCAACGATTTCCTCTCCGGGAAAGTCCTCATCGTCCTCATCGTAGGACTCGGTGCGTACTTCACCATCCGCTCCCGCTTCGTCCAGTTCCGCCATTTCGGCCACATGTTCGGCGTGTTCAAGGAATCGATCCGCGGCCAGGCCGGCCAGCTGAGCTCGTTCCAGGCGCTGATGCTGAGTCTCGCCGGTCGCGTGGGCGCCGGTAACATCGCCGGTGTCGGCATCGCCGTGACCCTCGGCGGTCCGGGTGCCGTGTTCTGGATGTGGGTCACCGCGCTGGTGGGCATGTCCAGCAGCTTCTTCGAGTGCACCCTGGCCCAGGTCTACAAGCGCAGCGACGGCAACGGCCTGTATCGCGGCGGCCCGGCCTACTACATCCAGCACGGCCTGAAGCTGCGCTGGATGGCGCTGACCTTCGCGGTCCTGCTGCTGGTTACCTACGGCTTCGCCTTCAACGGCCTGCAAGCCTTCACCGTGACCCACTCGCTGCAGAATGCCTTCGACATCCCGGTCCTGTACTCCGGCATCGCCCTGGCCGTGCTGCTGGCCATCGTGTTCTTCGGCGGCATCCAGCGCATCGCTGCGGTCTCCGACCTACTGGTGCCGGTCAAGACCCTGGCCTACATCGCCGTGACCCTGTACGTGATCGTCACCCAGATCGAACTGGTGCCGGGCATGCTGGCCACCATCGTCAAGAGCGCCTTCGGCCTGGAGCCGGCTTTCGCGGGCCTCCTGGGCAGCGCCATCGTCATGGGCGTGAAGCGTGGCGTGTTCGCCAACGAAGCGGGCCTGGGCAGTGCGCCGAACGTGGCCGCCGTCGCCGCCGTGCGTCACCCGGCGTCCCAGGGCGTGGTCCAGGCGTTCAGCGTGTTCCTCGACACCTTCGTCATCTGCACCTGCACCGCGCTGCTGATCCTGCTCTCGGGCTTCTACACCCCCGGCCTCGAAGGCGACGGCATCACCCTGACCCAGAACTCGCTGGCCGCCGTGGTCGGTGACTGGGGCCGCATCTTCGTCAGCGTCGCGCTGTCGCTGTTCGTGTTCACCTGCATCACCTACAACTACTACCTCGGCGAGAACGCCCTGCAGTTCATCGTCGGCCGCAGCCGCTCCGCGCTGATCGCCTTCCGCGTTCTGGTGCTGGGCCTGATCCTCTGGGGCTCGATGCAGAACCTGGGCACCGTCTTCGCCTTCGCCGACATCACCATGACCTGCCTGGCCTTCGTCAACCTGGTGGCCCTGGCCATGCTGATCAAGACCGGCCTGCGGGTGATGCGCGACTACGACGAGCAGCGCCGCGCCGGCATCGAGCGCCCGGTGTTCGACGCCAGCAAGTTCGCCGACCTGGACATCGACCACGATGCCTGGCGCGATGCTCACAAGATCAACGCCACCGCTCCGGCCCACGGCAGCCTGCCGGTCCAGGGCTGA